The Capsicum annuum cultivar UCD-10X-F1 chromosome 3, UCD10Xv1.1, whole genome shotgun sequence genomic sequence TTGAGCCCAACAAGTGGTATTAAAGCCTACGGTTCAAAGATTCAATGATTTGGTGAAACGAGACTAAAGACATGTTCAAGGTGAGTTCAAAAAGTtacaatcaatttgatgataataataattttgtccaactacatgtAGAGGAgatatttcaatcatattttcaacaatcctgctatcacatctttaaaaataaaaatctcttttaaccctacaaagggctccaatattttaACCCGGAAAGGGCTTAtatatttttaatccaaaaactTCATTTTTAAGCATGTCAAACAGCAGGGATGAAGACTATCTGAAgaacaaagataaaaaatgtgaagaaggcggatcaagtgaagaaaatcaagtaaaaaaggggagatttgttaggatttttgctctgattttcttaccaaatttaagttttacttttttcttgtaaggaaaataaaaataaccataaatacttttattttttcctaaaatgaaaatataattcttttcattAGAGAAAGAGTTTTtggatatctataaatagaagatttcttctcataccataatacaATAACATCCATAATATAGTCGTTTAAAGAGTTTAGTTTAGGGGAGATTTCTCTcatagatttatatttttttattagtttttaatatgcaggtcgtttgaccacccatatcaataatatttttttagtattatatttttctttatcatttgatTTACTGTcttatgatttgcaaactttaagcttctgcctgcatgacaccctctcgatttcgaacccaacaaaatCAAACCCTCACACAAGCACTCCTCACTACCAATCAAAAGATTGTGAGTTTGAGTCACCAAAAAAGCAACCAAGAAAGCAAAAAAGTGTGGGAGCTCCAAGGGAGGAGGGGTAAAAAGAATTACGGCTATAATATCTTCAAAGTCGAAAATTGGGGGTTCACTTCTAGTAAATGGAAAGATATTAGGGCAAACccattctttaagaaaaaaaaaagttggggTAAGGAAAGGGGTACGTGGAAGAAATTACAATGTGGAGAATCGAACCTTACCAACAAGGTGGAAGTTCACGTATCTAACCAACTAAGCTATAAGGTTCTCCGTGAAAACCCATTCTACTGTGCAAATAACTCCGAAATAACATATCTCACAATTAAATCAGTTACATTTGTAATTTTTCTCTTACAACTGTTTCTATACAATTATCATCTCAAATGGAGTCTATATCTATGAgaagaagatttaaaaatcataaggaaaaaaaatgaaatggaaGTGTACTAGTTTTTAGCTGCAACCGTAGAGAAAACTTTCAAATTGATACAGCTGTTGGCAAGATTGTCTCCTTGTAATAATAAATCAAGCCCCATATtacatttttcattgaaattcaGGAACGAAAACTGGTTCTTCAGGTGTCCTCTGTAAACACTTTGAATATGTAATCGCGAAAGCGCCTGGAGTATGCCTTTGGATCTACAGCGGAGATAGAATTGGGGTCACATTGGATAGATTTGTATGCATGCTCAAGCTTCTTGGTAATGTCATAGTCCTGAAGTATGTCTATGATTCCAAAAAATAATATCACATCATAGAACTCCCCTGTTGGTTCTCCTACTAACTGAAAGTCTAAGTCATTTTTCCTCTCTGTCCTTTCAACTCGTGCTGGCATGTTTAGACCCAAATTTCTGCCAGCCAACCTGCAATATTATGAAGCCATGAAAAAGCtgtgtaataaaaatattctaagaTAGTGCCATCTTTTAGCTAGTCAATTTCAGtacattttgagaaaaaattcatTATGTGGAAGATAAAAAAATGTACCTAGCAGGATCAAGAAGCAATTGATCCTTGTCTGCCCGAGAAAGAGGAGGAACTGATCCATCTTCCAACCCGTCATTATCTGCAGGCAAGGGAAAATGATGAATCCTTCATACattgttttatataaatttgGAGAATATGTGACGCTGCCAGTTAAATGACTCAAAGACCTGCAGACTTTGCCAAATGACTTGTGTTGCATGACAAATAATGTCCATTAAACTTGAAATAAATGGAAAAGGaagttacttttctaagaaatttaaagataaaataagcACTAACCAGTAGGTGTTCTATAACCAGGAGGAGTTTGGTCTCCAGTGCTACCTGCTTCCCTAAAATGAAGACCAACTAAAAGGCTGTAGTCCATCACTCTTTCTTGTTCCAGTAACTCACAATCCCTATCAACTTGCCTGAAATTTTAAGAGATATCAACATTCAACTACTAAAAAAATCATACAACTAGCACTAGATTTTGGCAATGATATTAAGGAGAATTAGAAAGGATCCTACCTTCGGAATTCTTGGAACCATGTCTTTTGTAATCTGAATATAAAGTTGAGATCAAGGTCCTTTAGAGTTGTGGTTGCATCAATCTCAGATTCTGGCTTATCTGTCATCCGGCCAAATGTTGATCCTTTCAAGTCGAATCGTCTATGAATTGTAAAATCAGTGCAGAAGAGATTCCCCATGATAACAAATCGTACctaaaataataaagcatataataATAAATTGTTGTAGTGCTCATTTAGAATTATTTGCAGGGCCTCATGTCACTACCTTCTTCTGTGCTGGTCCGGTTAGTTTAACACAATGCAGGCCAAAATACTTGGTCACTAGGGTGTTCTCAAAAGCATGAACATGGTTGAAATAGGCATGGAGCATCCTTAGAAGCACCTAAGAACCACCATGGACAAGAAAAGTTACTTTAATGTTTATCATTTCATTACTAAGCacacatataaacacacacacacatctatATATAGAAATCTCACTTTCACTTCTGCCTTCTTCATTGTCTTAATCATGTATCTATCATCATTTGTCAAGTAGAAGAAGCTTCCACTTTTTCCTGGGGAGCATAGCTCCCGGAGGGCGTCATTACCACAAATAGACAACATATAATCAGCTGCATCCACTTTGAATAACATCCTTAAAGCCCTAATAAAAATAGACATTCATCATGTAAAATATACATAGGGTATCCAGTGTTAAGTTAAAAAGACAAACAATCATTCATAATTACCTGAAAACTTTTGGGCAATAGTCTTTCCATCTGAATTCACAAGAAGGATGGGGAGGTGTGCTTTTGGATCCTTCAGGTGGGAATCTTGTCCAGTACTTCTCTTTCGGATCAAATGCCGAAGTCTTAAGATCTAGTGATGGAACTGGTCCTGGCCTTCCTACTGAATGCCTATGACGTAATTTCACATCAGAAGCTAACATAACAAGTAATATCTTGATatgaaaacacaaacaaatatcTACCAATTTCTTATTGTTGTTAGacagaaattaaataattaacaGGTGTAAAATAATCTGTTTAGTTTTCATGAAGATGCTGGTTCTCATATGACTTTATTTCCGATACATGTATAGGCTTTTTCTATAGAGATAATGTACAAGAACATAATTAGCACAAAATAAAAGAACTACCTGATTCCCAACTGCAAATTGAGCATAAGCTCATAATTCTTATGTCCTTTTGAAATAGTCTCTCCTTGCCTTTTTGCTGACTTAGGAAGTCTAATAGGGCTCCCTCTAATATATCCATCCATGGAAATGCCATCATCCAGAAAAGAAATACTTGGAGGCGTTCCTGCACAGTCTGATAAGCGCATTCGACCAAATTCCCTATCTACAGGCGCTACGTCTATTCGCCCATCAACTGACATCCTCCTTGGCCTAACGTTGTTTTCGGTTGCCTTGGCAGACCTCCAAACTGCCAGCTTTTTCTGAGAAGGCAATATTGAAACCTTCTCATTTGGACAAATGCTACATTCCATTAAATCAGTATTATAAACCTGCTGAGGATCCCAATCAAGATTTCCACTTTCTAACAGTGATGCAGATGGATAAAATGTCccattttgttcttttttatctTTACTCCAATTGCCAACATAAAAGCTCCCATCAGTCCATTTTAATGTGCCATTTCCCTTTGGCAATCCATCTTCCCAATTCCCTTCATACACATTCCCATTTGTCCAAGACATCTTGCCGTTCCCACATATTCCACCATTCTTCCATTCACCTGCATAACAATTCCCATTTTTCCATGTATACTTCCCGTTTCCTTCTTGTAATCCACGACTCCATTCCCCATCATAGACATCTCCGTTGGAGTATTCTTTAACCCCATGACCATGTTTCAAATTCATCACCCAAGAACCTTTAAATGAGTCCCCATTAGGCCCTGTATACGTGCCTTCGCCATCCATGTATCCACTCTTGAAATTCCCATCGTACATAGCACCAGAGGGCCAACTAAATGCGCCTTTTCCCATCTTTTTGCCACGAAACCAATCACCTACATACATGCAGCCGTCGGTCCACCAATATTTGCCATGCCCATGGGGGAAACTGTCGACCCAATAGCCACTATAGTAATCTCCGTTGGGGAGGAACCTCTCCGAATGGTAAACCTCTCCATTCACGTGACCCTTAATGTCCTCTTCTGGATCTACATGATCAATTATCTCTTCCTCAATGTTCGATGTTCCATACGTACCAAATATTGTGTTGGCTCGTTTCCTCGCTACTGCTTGTGTTTTTCTCACCGTTGCTTCCCAAGCCTtcatgataatatatatatatatatatatatatatatatatatatatatatatatatatttccgcatttttatatatacagatagattttgataaattttatccTGGATGAGGAAATGCATCAAACAGATCAGCCATGCAAAGACATGCAGATGATGAGATCGAAAATCAATGTCCTCTCTTTCTTTCATTGTCTCTCTATCAGCTCCGGCTTGCTcgctttctctctctttttctctctcctcccTACGTGTGAAAGTTTTGGTCAAGATGACACCTTCTAAGttcaataaataattataaacaaATATCATTAGGTGGAGATTGCAAAGAATTTAAACTAGTAATTAATGTATTTTCTCAGTGGAATTATTCACGTTCTTTTACCGCTTCGTAACACTTGTAAGGATAGGCGTATTTGGGGTTATCTAATTTTCCAATATTTACACATcagatttttttcaaataaatctaGAGACAATCCTTTGTTctcaaatttagaaaattgtTTTGTACTTGTCCGGTGCTGGGATAGGGCGTCTTAAAGGGTCGAAAGAAGGAATTGAAATCACATTGCTCTTAAAAAGGATGGATTTGGTCCGCGGTGGGAGAGCTCCTTTGAAACTGAAAAGGGTTATATTTTGCGCAAAGACGGATCAGACTTTTCACCAAGTGAattcaatttataaaaaataaatacgcaacaaatgaaacaaaataaagtttgattaactaaaatatattattacaatactattctgcgaattttcatttcttgaaaCCTATTCATAATACTTTCAtcagaaataatattaaatattttttctacataaAGCACCATACAACTGCTCATGAAATCATCATCCATTCGATTTCTCAATTCACTCTTGATCAACTTCATTGCCGAAGAGGCTCTTTCAACTGTAGCAGTGGCAACAAGCAGGAACAATGCAAACTTTACAAGACGAAATACAAGAGAATAATTAAAGTGTTTTTTTGTCTTAACTAGCTCCTCGGAAAGGTCACCAAGTCCTTTTAGATTAGAAAATCTTTCATCAATATCACGAACATCAACAATATAAGTGTCTAGCTGATTCTTGAGAGTAACCATTATATTTTCACCAAAATTATCA encodes the following:
- the LOC107853077 gene encoding phosphatidylinositol 4-phosphate 5-kinase 6-like; its protein translation is MKAWEATVRKTQAVARKRANTIFGTYGTSNIEEEIIDHVDPEEDIKGHVNGEVYHSERFLPNGDYYSGYWVDSFPHGHGKYWWTDGCMYVGDWFRGKKMGKGAFSWPSGAMYDGNFKSGYMDGEGTYTGPNGDSFKGSWVMNLKHGHGVKEYSNGDVYDGEWSRGLQEGNGKYTWKNGNCYAGEWKNGGICGNGKMSWTNGNVYEGNWEDGLPKGNGTLKWTDGSFYVGNWSKDKKEQNGTFYPSASLLESGNLDWDPQQVYNTDLMECSICPNEKVSILPSQKKLAVWRSAKATENNVRPRRMSVDGRIDVAPVDREFGRMRLSDCAGTPPSISFLDDGISMDGYIRGSPIRLPKSAKRQGETISKGHKNYELMLNLQLGIRHSVGRPGPVPSLDLKTSAFDPKEKYWTRFPPEGSKSTPPHPSCEFRWKDYCPKVFRALRMLFKVDAADYMLSICGNDALRELCSPGKSGSFFYLTNDDRYMIKTMKKAEVKVLLRMLHAYFNHVHAFENTLVTKYFGLHCVKLTGPAQKKVRFVIMGNLFCTDFTIHRRFDLKGSTFGRMTDKPESEIDATTTLKDLDLNFIFRLQKTWFQEFRRQVDRDCELLEQERVMDYSLLVGLHFREAGSTGDQTPPGYRTPTDNDGLEDGSVPPLSRADKDQLLLDPARLAGRNLGLNMPARVERTERKNDLDFQLVGEPTGEFYDVILFFGIIDILQDYDITKKLEHAYKSIQCDPNSISAVDPKAYSRRFRDYIFKVFTEDT